From Lolium perenne isolate Kyuss_39 chromosome 5, Kyuss_2.0, whole genome shotgun sequence, a single genomic window includes:
- the LOC127299843 gene encoding serine/threonine-protein kinase D6PKL2: MPPPDGDASLAADELQSLSFGSSERSRSASTVSTATASCSTSSSGPIGPHPPPRSAPRLGTVQLSDIRFVRRLGAGDIGSVYLAEVRGSKQGAGALVAAKVMDRKELQGRNKEGRARTEREILEAVDHPFLPRLYGVAEGERWSCLLTEFCPGGDLHVLRQRQPNRRFSEAAVRFYVAEVVAALEYIHMMDIVYRDLKPENVLVRSDGHIMLTDFDLSLKCDPTAPTPAHVISDPVALTGHSSSSSSSCIIPSCIVPSVSCFSLFPGRGRRRARRRKTKNGTSTTSSFPTGVLDLEFVAEPVELRSMSFVGTHEYLAPEIVSGEGHGSSVDWWTLGIFIFELLYGATPFKGHDNEMTLANIVARALEFPKEPSVSSAAKELVTALLAKDPTRRLGATMGAGAIKRHPFFNGVNWALLRCAAPPYVPPPFSVAAARGSGGPGKMIKVPNDDVEDMSDDSCPGTPVEYY, translated from the exons ATGCCTCCTCCGGACGGCGACGCGTCGCTGGCGGCGGACGAGCTGCAGAGCCTGAGCTTCGGCTCCTCCGAGCGCTCCCGCTCCGcctccaccgtctccaccgccacgGCCTCCTGCTCCACCTCCTCCTCGGGCCCCATCGGCCCCCACCCGCCGCCGCGCTCCGCCCCGCGCCTCGGCACCGTGCAGCTCTCCGACATCCGCTTCGTGCGCCGGCTCGGCGCCGGCGACATCGGCAGCGTGTACCTGGCCGAGGTGCGCGGCAGCAAGCAGGGCGCCGGCGCGCTGGTGGCGGCCAAGGTGATGGACCGCAAGGAGCTGCAGGGCCGGAACAAGGAGGGCCGCGCGCGCACGGAGCGCGAGATCCTCGAGGCCGTCGACCACCCCTTCCTCCCGCGCCTCTACGGCGTCGCAGAGGGGGAGCGATGGTCCTGCCTCCTCACCGAGTTCTGCCCCGGCGGGGACCTCCACGTCCTCCGCCAGAGGCAGCCGAACCGAAGGTTCTCAGAGGCCGCAGTCAG GTTCTACGTGGCAGAGGTGGTGGCCGCGCTGGAGTACATCCACATGATGGACATCGTGTACCGCGACCTGAAGCCGGAGAACGTGCTGGTGCGCAGCGACGGGCACATCATGCTCACCGACTTCGACCTCTCCCTCAAGTGCGACCCGACGGCGCCCACGCCCGCGCACGTCATCTCCGACCCCGTCGCGCTCACCGGCCACTcctcctcaagctcctcctcctgCATCATCCCCTCCTGCATCGTGCCCTCCGTCTCCTGCTTCAGCCTCTTCCCGGGCCGCGGCCGgcgccgcgcccgccgccgcAAGACCAAGAACGGCACGAGCACAACCAGCAGCTTCCCGACGGGCGTGCTGGACCTGGAGTTCGTGGCGGAGCCGGTGGAGCTGCGGTCCATGTCGTTCGTGGGCACGCACGAGTACCTGGCGCCCGAGATCGTGTCCGGCGAGGGCCACGGCAGCTCCGTCGACTGGTGGACGCTGGGCATCTTCATCTTCGAGCTGCTGTACGGGGCCACGCCGTTTAAAGGGCACGACAACGAGATGACGCTGGCGAACATCGTCGCCCGCGCGCTCGAGTTCCCGAAGGAGCCGTCCGTGTCGTCTGCGGCGAAGGAGCTGGTGACCGCTCTGCTGGCGAAGGACCCGACGCGCCGGCTCGGCGCCACCATGGGCGCGGGGGCCATTAAGCGGCACCCGTTCTTCAACGGCGTCAACTGGGCGCTGCTTCGGTGCGCCGCACCGCCGTACGTGCCGCCGCCGTTCAGCGTCGCGGCAGCCAGAGGATCCGGCGGGCCTGGGAAGATGATCAAGGTCCCTAACGACGACGTCGAGGACATGTCGGACGACAGCTGCCCCGGCACGCCCGTGGAGTACTACTAG